A single Longimicrobiales bacterium DNA region contains:
- a CDS encoding TRAP transporter large permease: MSLLAIGLLLFALVLIGVPIAVSLGVVAIVAMLTGPGGVGSLPNAALVMFDGATSFPLIAIPLFILAGAIMNASGISRRLIAFASAMVGFIRGGLAMVTISASLFFAEISGSAVADVAALGSILIPAMEKKGYSRAFAAAVTSSSATLAVIIPPSIPMIIYGVMSGTSIVELFVAGIVPGVLGGGLMMLVAYGLARKHDFPREQAFELQRVWDTFKDAGWALLLPVIILGGIFSGWVTATEGAGLAVVASIGIGGLVYRELDWPLLRRAMLEGGQQTAVVMLLVAASALLGDYLTEVRVPQAVAQGIMAFTQERWAILLLLNGFFLVIGLFLHSAAAIILVVPIVMPLVQAAGIDPVHFGLIVTLNLGIGQQTPPVASVLVTACSVAKADIWEVSKVNVYFVAVLVAMLLLVTYVPIVPLALVELFYR; this comes from the coding sequence ATGAGCCTTCTCGCGATCGGACTTCTCCTCTTCGCACTCGTCCTGATCGGAGTGCCGATTGCCGTCTCTCTAGGGGTCGTCGCGATCGTCGCGATGCTGACCGGTCCAGGCGGAGTTGGATCCCTGCCCAACGCGGCTCTTGTGATGTTCGACGGTGCGACGTCGTTCCCGCTCATCGCGATCCCGCTCTTCATCCTGGCAGGCGCCATCATGAACGCGTCGGGGATCAGTCGTCGCCTCATCGCGTTCGCCTCTGCCATGGTTGGCTTCATTCGAGGCGGACTCGCAATGGTGACGATCAGTGCGTCACTTTTCTTTGCTGAAATTTCTGGGTCAGCTGTCGCCGACGTCGCGGCGCTGGGTTCGATTCTGATCCCTGCGATGGAGAAGAAAGGATATTCTCGCGCATTCGCTGCGGCAGTGACTTCGTCGTCTGCCACGCTCGCCGTCATCATCCCTCCGTCGATCCCGATGATCATCTATGGGGTGATGTCCGGGACCTCGATCGTGGAACTATTCGTTGCGGGAATCGTTCCCGGTGTCCTAGGTGGTGGACTCATGATGCTGGTCGCCTACGGTCTAGCGCGGAAGCATGACTTTCCCCGGGAGCAGGCGTTCGAGCTTCAGCGGGTATGGGACACGTTCAAAGATGCAGGGTGGGCCCTCCTGCTCCCGGTCATCATCCTTGGTGGGATTTTTTCCGGCTGGGTGACCGCAACCGAGGGCGCTGGTCTGGCAGTGGTGGCCAGCATCGGAATTGGAGGTCTTGTGTACCGCGAGCTCGACTGGCCGCTGCTGCGGCGCGCCATGCTCGAAGGTGGTCAACAGACGGCGGTGGTCATGCTGCTCGTTGCGGCTTCAGCGCTCCTGGGAGATTACCTGACCGAAGTGCGCGTTCCGCAGGCTGTCGCGCAGGGTATAATGGCGTTCACGCAGGAGCGGTGGGCGATTCTGTTGCTCCTCAACGGCTTCTTCCTGGTAATCGGACTCTTTCTTCACTCGGCCGCAGCGATAATCCTAGTAGTACCGATAGTGATGCCGCTGGTGCAGGCCGCGGGCATCGATCCCGTACACTTTGGACTCATCGTGACGCTCAATCTTGGCATTGGTCAGCAGACCCCACCGGTCGCTTCGGTTCTTGTGACCGCGTGTTCGGTCGCGAAGGCGGATATCTGGGAGGTGAGCAAGGTGAACGTGTACTTTGTAGCGGTACTCGTCGCGATGCTGCTTCTGGTCACCTACGTCCCGATCGTCCCGCTGGCGCTGGTCGAGCTGTTTTACCGATGA
- a CDS encoding TRAP transporter small permease subunit, whose product MITLAVVVVVGIVFRKAGASLIWYDEIASILLAWLTYYGAALAALHRAHIGMPTLVDRLSGKARTALVLVGEFCTIAFFGVLAWAGLRVLSVLGGTTLVSLPAVPASLVQSVIPIGAILFIIAQLLSLPEVLAGPDADSPEEALAHTDPTAEEEEGAR is encoded by the coding sequence ATGATCACTCTGGCCGTGGTCGTCGTGGTCGGAATCGTCTTCCGGAAGGCTGGCGCATCTCTCATCTGGTATGACGAGATAGCGTCTATTCTGCTCGCGTGGCTCACGTACTACGGAGCGGCACTGGCTGCGCTGCACAGGGCCCATATCGGCATGCCGACTCTGGTGGATCGCCTTTCGGGCAAGGCGCGGACCGCGTTGGTCCTCGTCGGTGAGTTCTGCACTATCGCCTTTTTCGGTGTTCTGGCTTGGGCCGGCCTGAGAGTGCTCTCCGTGCTCGGGGGCACCACACTCGTGTCACTGCCGGCTGTTCCTGCCTCTCTTGTTCAGTCGGTAATCCCGATCGGAGCGATTCTATTCATCATCGCTCAGCTCCTCTCTCTACCCGAGGTGCTTGCGGGGCCTGATGCGGACTCCCCGGAGGAGGCGCTGGCTCACACGGACCCGACTGCAGAGGAAGAGGAGGGCGCACGATGA
- a CDS encoding TRAP transporter substrate-binding protein, which produces MNTRSQVSFRLSALALTAMLVTTGCAQDATTPRELKFGHVGEPGSLFALSADEFARRANERLPEGWEVITYGSSQLGGDELLLQKIKLGTVDFALPSTIMSSQVDEFGLFEMPYLVRDRAHMRAIEEDVVWPDLVPLAEAAGYRIISIWENGFRHVTNNRQPIETPADLDGVKLRTPSGVWRLKLFQALGANPTPMALSEVFIGLQTGVIDGQENPLAQIWGSKLYEVQEYLSLTGHVYTPAYVVTSPARWDGLPPEIRAILEEEARASQTFVHETAARLDSELLDQIREAGVAVNDPPQGAFLEASASMYDEYAAAVEGGEARVERAMQAGSR; this is translated from the coding sequence ATGAATACGAGATCTCAAGTCTCCTTCCGATTGTCCGCACTCGCTCTTACCGCCATGCTGGTCACTACAGGATGTGCCCAGGACGCGACAACTCCGCGAGAGCTGAAGTTCGGGCACGTTGGCGAGCCTGGCTCTCTCTTCGCGCTTTCTGCCGACGAGTTCGCGCGCCGTGCCAACGAGAGACTCCCCGAAGGTTGGGAGGTCATCACTTACGGCTCGAGTCAGCTTGGTGGGGACGAACTTCTCTTGCAGAAGATCAAGCTCGGTACCGTCGATTTCGCATTGCCCTCGACGATCATGTCGTCACAGGTCGACGAATTTGGCCTGTTTGAAATGCCCTATCTCGTGCGCGACCGGGCCCACATGCGGGCGATTGAAGAGGATGTCGTCTGGCCTGATCTCGTCCCGCTCGCGGAGGCTGCCGGGTACCGGATCATTTCGATCTGGGAGAACGGCTTCCGCCATGTGACCAACAACAGGCAGCCAATCGAGACGCCGGCCGATCTGGACGGTGTGAAGCTTCGGACCCCGAGCGGCGTATGGCGCCTGAAGCTCTTCCAAGCGCTAGGTGCGAACCCCACACCTATGGCGCTTTCCGAGGTGTTCATCGGGCTGCAGACCGGTGTTATCGATGGGCAGGAGAATCCGCTAGCACAGATCTGGGGTTCGAAACTGTACGAGGTGCAGGAGTACCTGTCCCTCACTGGCCACGTGTATACACCGGCTTATGTCGTGACGTCTCCTGCTCGCTGGGATGGCCTGCCACCTGAGATTCGCGCGATTCTAGAAGAAGAGGCGCGAGCCTCGCAGACGTTCGTACATGAGACTGCTGCACGGCTCGACTCCGAGCTGCTCGATCAGATCAGGGAGGCAGGTGTCGCGGTGAATGATCCACCGCAGGGTGCGTTCCTTGAGGCCAGTGCTTCGATGTACGACGAGTATGCCGCTGCGGTCGAGGGTGGTGAAGCTCGAGTCGAACGCGCGATGCAGGCGGGCTCACGCTGA
- a CDS encoding aminotransferase class V-fold PLP-dependent enzyme, protein MSYQSGRHFLQLPGPTNTPERVLRAMSKPTIDHRGPEFEALTHRLLADLRWICGTTDDVFIYPASGSGAWEAAIVNTLSSGDTVVAFEQGFFAQSWAQVAVRFGLDVRLQSWDGRQGVTPDAVTKLLSDDGNQAIKAVMIVHNETSTGVTTNIKAIAAAMQASGHPALLFIDAVSSLAVTDLRHDEWGLDVTVSGSQKGLTLPPGLAVMAAGPRAIAAHESATIPRSYWDWDDQRAANAKGSFPYTPATNLLYGLEEAFAMLREEGMDNVFARHRRFGSAVRAAVATWGFDTVSTVASEASQAATAVIMPDGHDADALRALILERFDMSLGTGLGEWKGRVFRIGHLGDLNALALMGTLAGVEMGLGLAGIPHTAGGVAAAMAVLAEEAS, encoded by the coding sequence TTGAGCTACCAAAGCGGTCGACACTTTCTTCAGCTTCCCGGCCCGACGAATACACCCGAGCGTGTTCTTCGGGCGATGTCCAAGCCTACCATCGATCATCGGGGGCCGGAGTTCGAGGCCCTCACGCATCGATTGCTCGCAGATCTGCGGTGGATTTGCGGCACGACCGACGATGTCTTCATCTATCCGGCATCGGGGAGTGGCGCCTGGGAAGCTGCTATCGTGAACACGCTCTCCTCCGGGGATACGGTGGTCGCCTTCGAGCAGGGTTTCTTCGCTCAAAGTTGGGCTCAAGTGGCGGTCCGGTTCGGGTTGGACGTGAGACTTCAATCGTGGGACGGACGTCAGGGCGTCACCCCGGACGCGGTGACGAAGTTGCTGTCCGACGACGGCAATCAAGCGATAAAGGCCGTCATGATCGTTCACAACGAGACGTCGACCGGAGTCACCACCAACATCAAGGCGATCGCAGCAGCGATGCAGGCATCCGGGCACCCGGCGCTTCTCTTCATTGATGCTGTGTCCTCCCTCGCGGTGACCGATCTTCGTCACGACGAGTGGGGCCTCGATGTCACCGTGTCGGGTTCGCAGAAGGGACTCACGCTCCCGCCCGGCCTGGCAGTGATGGCGGCTGGCCCAAGGGCGATAGCGGCGCATGAGTCGGCCACAATCCCGCGATCGTACTGGGACTGGGATGACCAACGGGCAGCCAATGCCAAGGGCTCGTTTCCCTATACCCCGGCGACGAACCTCCTCTATGGACTGGAGGAAGCCTTCGCGATGCTGCGCGAAGAGGGAATGGACAACGTATTCGCCCGGCATCGGCGCTTCGGCTCAGCCGTCCGGGCGGCTGTTGCGACATGGGGCTTCGACACTGTATCCACAGTAGCGTCCGAGGCGAGCCAGGCTGCCACGGCTGTCATCATGCCGGACGGACATGACGCTGATGCTCTGCGCGCGCTCATCCTCGAGCGTTTCGACATGTCTTTGGGTACCGGACTAGGGGAATGGAAAGGGCGTGTATTCCGGATCGGACATCTCGGTGATCTGAATGCCTTGGCTCTGATGGGCACACTCGCTGGTGTTGAAATGGGACTCGGACTTGCTGGAATCCCTCATACTGCGGGCGGTGTCGCAGCCGCCATGGCGGTCCTTGCCGAGGAAGCATCATGA